In a single window of the Brachionichthys hirsutus isolate HB-005 chromosome 18, CSIRO-AGI_Bhir_v1, whole genome shotgun sequence genome:
- the cln8 gene encoding protein CLN8, which translates to MQATPPLPPPPPPPPQPGAEYFSWDYRLALICLACAFYAAVFLLCHILSAVLSRTYKSLLTREKVFWNLAATRAAFGIQSTVAGLRALTGGSVLNTDRVTGQEDWSWFNILTATGFFVFENLSFHTSNVIFMSFDVKLATHHFFALLGYAGLVVCDSVGHYMPMVVLLMEMSTPFTCVSWVLLKAGLSRTRFWRANQWLMIHAFHCRMVITYYIWWFIWNHWKEMSKHVALPLCVIFFTGLALLTFIINPIWTHKKTMQLLNPVDWNCIGTPTMANGTEKGQSVASVKPHTS; encoded by the exons ATGCAGGccaccccccctcttcctcctcctcctcctcctcctccccagcctGGGGCAGAATACTTTTCATGGGACTACCGCCTCGCTCTTATTTGCCTGGCCTGTGCCTTCTACGCAGCGGTGTTTCTCCTCTGCCACATCCTCTCCGCGGTTCTGTCCCGCACCTACAAATCCTTGCTGACGAGGGAGAAGGTTTTCTGGAACCTCGCGGCGACGCGAGCGGCGTTTGGCATCCAGAGTACAGTCGCCGGGCTCAGGGCCCTGACTGGGGGCTCCGTGCTTAACACAGACAGGGTGACGGGACAAGAGGACTGGTCGTGGTTCAATATCCTCACAGCCACCGGTTTCTTCGTGTTTGAGAATTTATCTTTTCATACCTCCAATGTGATATTTATGTCCTTCGACGTCAAATTGGCGACGCACCATTTCTTCGCCCTGTTGGGCTACGCGGGGTTGGTTGTGTGTGATTCCGTGGGCCACTATATGCCGATGGTAGTTCTGCTGATGGAGATGAGCACGCCATTCACATGCGTTTCCTGGGTGTTGCTGAAG GCTGGCTTGTCGAGGACCAGGTTTTGGAGAGCCAACCAGTGGCTGATGATCCATGCTTTCCACTGTCGCATGGTTATCACTTACTACATCTGGTGGTTTATATGGAACCACTGGAAAGAGATGAGTAAACACGTGGCCCTGCCCCTCTGTGTGATCTTCTTCACTGGCCTTGCTTTGCTTACGTTTATCATCAACCCCATCTGGACGCACAAGAAGACCATGCAGCTCCTCAACCCAGTGGACTGGAACTGTATCGGCACGCCAACAATGGCAAACGGGACAGAAAAAGGTCAATCTGTGGCGTCTGTCAAGCCTCACACCAGCTGA